The DNA sequence GGTCTCATTGTAAATATTGTAGGGATGATGATTCTTAGAAAAGATTCTGAAGCAAGTCTCAATATGAAAGGAGCCTATTTTGAAGTGCTTTCTGACATGCTGACCTCCATAGGAGTCATGATCGCAGGTGTTATTATGCTGACTACGAATTGGTACTATGCAGATCCGATAATCTCAGCAGCAATTGGACTGCTGATCTTTCCAAGAACATGGCGACTTCTCAAAGAGGCTGTAAATGTTTTATTGGAGAGTACTCCAAAAGATGTGGATATAGATCAGCTGCGGACATCATTAGAACAGATTCCGGGAGTCAAAAACCTGCATGATCTTCATGTGTGGTCACTTACCTCTGGGGTTAATGCCATGAGCGCTCATGTTGTTAAAGATGATACAATGGCCCAAAATCAGCTGTTAGAAAAGCTTACAGAAGATACAATGACTAACTTTAAAATCAGTCACACTACTTTTCAGATTGAAGAGGAGGGGTATAAAGAAGGGGTGACCCATTCTTAATTTTAAAAATAATGAAAATGAAAAAACACATCGAAGATAAGCTCATAGATAAAAATACCAAGCCCACAAGTATGAGGATTCTGGTCTATGATTTTTTAAGCTCTCAGGAAGTGGCTTTGTCATTATCTGAGATCGAAGATTATTTTGAAAATGCGGACCGGACTACAATTTACAGGACCTTAAAAACCTTTGAAGAAAAAGGGATCGTTCACAGTATACAGGAAAATACGACCACCAAGTATAAACTTTGTGATGATGACTGTGATGAAAAAACACATAAAGACTGGCATCTGCATTTCTATTGTAAAATATGTAAACAGACGACATGCAGAGAGGATATATCTTTTCCTCAAGATGTTCAGGCTAATTTCAGGATCGATGAAATAAGACTTTTTGCAAAAGGCATTTGTGAAAGCTGTCTTGAAAGTTTGCAATAGTATTGCACATGTTTAAAAATTAATTTTGTTGAAAATTATAAGTTATGGAAGAATGCTGTAATACAAAACCTCAAAAAAAAGAACACAATCACTTTGAAGGAGATGGTCACGATCACGGACACTCTCATGATACCTCAGACAAAACGACTTTTCAGCTGTTTTTGCCTGCCGTAATTTCTTTTGTTCTATTAATGATAGGAGTCGCTTTAGATAATTATATAAAAACAGAATGGTTTACCGGCTGGGTTCGCATTGTTTGGTATTCAGCTGCGTATATTCCTGTGGGACTTCCCGTATTGAGGGAAGCTTATGAAAGCATCATCAAAGGAGATGTGTTTTCGGAGTTTTTCCTGATGGGAATTGCTACGATTGGAGCATTTGTTATTGCTCAGTATCCGGAAGGGGTGGCAGTGATGTTGTTTTATGCCGTTGGAGAAGTATTTCAAACGTTAGCGGTTACAAGAGCAAAAAGTAACATCAAATCATTGCTGGACCAACGTCCCGATGAGGTAACTGTTTTAAAAAACGGTCAGCCACAAACTGTAAAGGCGGAAACGGTAGGTATCGGTGAAATTATACAATTGAAGTCTGGTGAAAAATTAGGTCTGGATGGAGAGTTACTATCAGATTCTGCATCATTCAATACAGCTGCACTTACGGGTGAAAGTAAACCTGATACAAAATCAAAAGGCGATACCGTTCTTGCAGGAATGATTAATCTGAATACGGTGAGCCAGGTTAAGGTGACTACAGCTTACCAAGATAGTAAGCTGAGCAAAATATTAGAACTTGTTCAAAACGCAACTGCACAAAAAGCTCCAACTGAATTATTCATCAGGAAATTTGCAAAAGTATATACTCCGATTGTTGTACTTCTTGCTATATGTATCACATTATTGCCTTACTTTTTTGTAGCAGATTATCAATTTAAAGATTGGTTGTACAGGGCTTTGGTATTTCTTGTGATCTCTTGTCCGTGTGCTTTGGTAATTTCTATCCCATTAGGTTATTTTGGAGGAATTGGCGCAGGGAGCAGAAATGGGATTTTATTTAAAGGAAGTAATTTCTTAGATGCTCTTGCCAATATTCAGAATGTAGTGATGGATAAAACCGGAACTATGACGGAAGGGGTTTTCAAAGTACAAGAAGTAGATTTTAAATCTGAATTTGATAAAAATGAAATCCTGAAACTGGTCAACCTTTTAGAAAGTCAGAGTACTCACCCGGTAGCAACTGCCATCCACGAATATGTTGGAGAAATAGATCATTCCATTCCAATGGAAAATGTAGAAGAGATCGCGGGACATGGTTTGAAAGCAACAATTAATGGAAAGGACTTACTGGTTGGAAACTTTAAGTTAATGGATAAGTTCAGTATCCAATATGATATCAATCCGGATAACATTGTCTATACATTAATCGCAGTTGCTTATGACAAAAGATTTGTAGGTTATCTTACTATTGCGGACAGCATTAAGGAAGATGCACAATTGACTATAAACAAACTGAAAGCATTAAATATAAAGACAACGATGCTAAGTGGTGATAAAAGCTCCGTCGTAAAATATGTGGCAGACGCTTTAGGAATCCAGAATGCTTATAGTGATTTGCTTCCTGAGGATAAAGTGAATAAGGTAAAAGAGATCAAAGCAAAAAATCAGACAGTTGCTTTTGTGGGCGACGGAGTAAATGATGCGCCGGTCGTTGCTTTAAGTGATGTAGGAATTGCTATGGGAGGACTGGGAAGTGATGCTACGATTGAAACTGCCGATGTTGTTATACAAGATGATATGCCGAGTAAAATTCCAATGGCAATTAATATTGGAAGAAAGACAAAACAGATTGTTTGGCAAAATATCGTTTTAGCATTTGTTGTAAAAGGAATTGTTTTAATTCTGGGTGCAGGAGGGTTAGCCACCATGTGGGAAGCTGTATTTGCAGATGTGGGAGTTTCTTTGATTGCCATCCTGAATGCAGTAAGAATCCAACGGATGAAATTTTAAACATCAACATAATTAACTAAATAAAAAGCTCCACTGACATTCAGTGGAGCTTTTGCCTTAAAAAAAATATCAATGACTTTCATCATAAATTAGGCATAAGAAAATTTTGAGTAGTATATTTGCGGGATAGAATTGATCATTGAAGTTTTTCATATCCATATTCATTATTTTTACCATAGCAATACGTCCTGTTTTGCCATTAGTGAATTATGCGGTTAACTATGATTATATTGTTAAGAATCTTTGTGAAAACAGAAACAAGCCAGAGTCTACCTGTAAAGGTAAATGTTATGTAGCAAAAGAATTGGCTAAAACTGAAAAACAATCCAGCCCCCAAGTGATAAAGATTTCTGTGATAGATGTATTTCTTTCCAATGAAATCCTCTCTTTCTCACATAAAATAGGAGCTGATCATCTGCAAAAAGAAGCCAGTTCAGGCTCTATCAATTTTTGCACTTCAGAATATTTTTCCAGAATATTTCATCCTCCTTTAGGATAGTATAGTTATCATTAAACTAATTTATTCGTTGAAATGTTAGGCGTATGGTCGTTTTAAAAACCATTCACGATGTAATTGGTATATAATTTATTTCTAAACTATTTTATTCATTATTAATTTCATTTCAATCTAATGAAACATATATTCATTTTGACAGTATTGCTGTCGGTGTCCTTATTTTCCTGTGCCCAGGAAACTCCTAAGGTAAAACATAGTAAAAGTATGAGTACTCCTACAGAAAACCTTAAAAATGTAAAAGTGGTCAATGCTGAAGATCCGGTGTGCCATATGAAAACGGCAGACTATTTAAAGTTTACGTCAACTTATAAAAATAAGGTGTACGGTTTTTGCAGTGCTTCATGCAAGGACGAATTCAATAAAAACCCTGAAAAATATGTCCAAAAATAAAAAAACAACCCAAAGTTCAAAAAGTAAGATCATCATTCCTATTGCGGTTATTGCTATTATTTTTCTTGGAGTAGGTTTCGGAATGAGCTATTTTAAAAAAAGCTTTTATACAGTCATGAAAGTTCCCGATTTTGAACTTACTGATCAGAATAATAAAAAGATTACCAATAAGGATATGCTGGGGAAAGTATATCTCGTAGAGTTCTTTTTCAGTAAATGTCCCACCATTTGTCCGGTGATGAATAGCAATATGAAAGTGATCGAGGAAGAAATCAACGATCCTGAATTCGGGATTATTTCCATCAGTATCGACCCATTAAATGATACCCCCGAAACTCTGAAAAAGCACGCTGACAGAATTGGAGTAAAGTCTCCGAACTGGCATTTTTTAACGGGTGACAGGACATATATTGGAAATCTTGCCGATCAGTTCAACATTTATGTAGGCGATAAAGAAGATGAAGGTGAAAGCCTCAATCACAGTGGGATGATTGCCCTGGTGGATCAGGAAGGAAATATCCGATGCAGATATAATAAAGACAACATGCCGATTTTATATTATTCCGGATTAAACTATAAAGATCCTGAAGGAAAGGAAACGGAGCTTACCGGAAAATATCATCCGGATAGGGAAAGACTGATTGAGGATATTAAAAAGCTTTTAAAGTAGTTGAAAGTTGAAAGTTGGAAATTGAAATTGGAATGTTTCGGGAGTTATCTATTTGGCAGGCTTTATTAACTTCCTTCTTCCAGCATCGTGCTTCCTACTATAAAAAAATATTGTTAAACCATAAATACAAAACATTATGAAGATTATGAAAATCGCTGCCTTAAGTGCAGTTTTCGCGGCGCAATTTGCTTTTGCACAATTCAAGCAAACCCCTTTATCGTACGCATACAATGCGTTGGAAGGTTCAATTGATGCGCAGACAATGGAAATTCATTATACAAAACATGCTGCCGGGTATGTAAGTAACCTGAATAAAGCTATTGCAGGAACACCTCAGGAGAAAGAAACTTTATTCCAGATCCTTTCTAAAGTTTCTACTTTAAGCCCTACCATCAGAAATAATGCAGGGGGGCACTTTAATCATGAGCTTTTCTGGACGATGCTTACTCCTGTGAAAAATACTCAGCCATCTGCTAAACTATTAAAAGCGATTACTGAAACTTTTGGAAGTTTAGATGCATTTAAAGAGAAAATGGGTAAAGCCGGAGCGGAGCGTTTTGGTTCCGGATGGGCTTGGCTGTCAGTTGATAAAAACGGAAAGTTATTTGTGTCTTCAACTCCTAACCAGGACAATCCTTTAATGGATGTGGTAGAAGAGAAAGGAACTCCGATCTTGGGGATTGATGTTTGGGAGCATGCGTATTATTTAAAATATCAAAATAAGAGAGCTGATTATCTTACCGCTATCTGGAATGTATTAAACTGGAAAGAGGTAAGCAACAGATATGAAAATGCGATAAGCAAAAAATAAAGTATGAATTATATTTGCAGCATATTCCTAACCTTCTATATGGTGTTCAGACCTCTGATCCCCATCATGGAATATGCTGTAAATTATGATTATATCGTTGAAACTCTTTGTATCAATAAAGACAAGCCAGAACTTAATTGTAATGGTAAATGTTATTTGAGTAAAGAGCTTGCTAAAACCAACGATACAGAATCAACACCCCTATCCAAAGGGAAAAATTCCGGACAGAAAATTCTTGATATTTACATTCTTCCGGATATCGCAGAGATAAAAAACACATGTCAACAATATAGCTCTAACTTTAATTTTATTTACCAAAAGAATTATTCTTTTCTTTTTCTAAAACCTATTTTCCGGCCTCCGGTTTTTTAAGTTGTTTATCCATTTTAGCCACTCAGTTTTTAAAGTTCACATGAAGTGAAAATCTCAGATTTTCAAAAAACTTAAGTGTTCTTCATAATCGTTTCATTATTCACTTTAAAGATTCTAAAGTGTTTAAAACTTTTGTGTCTTTTGTGGTTAAAAAAATGAGTGTCTCCACATTCAAAGATATTTTTATTCAAACAAATACAACTTAAAAAATCAACAATGAAAATTTATAAATTTTTATCATTATTCTTTATTGCCTTTACTTTATTAGCTGTTTCTTCTTGTCAAAACAATGACGATGATGATAATCCACAGGATACCACACCCGGAAATCTTCAGATCAAATTTGAAAACGGATTCAATAATCTGGGCGGAATTGTTCTTAATCAAACGACTCAAACCTCTTCCAGTGGGCAAAAGCACCAATTTTCCACTTTAAAATATGTGGTGAGTAACATCAGCCTGATCGATGAGAATGGAAAAGAGTTCAAATACAATGAAAACAATCCTGATAAAGGGGCTTTTATCATAGATCAGGCAGATGCGGTAGCTGGAATTGTTTATGTAAATCTTACCGGGATTCCTAAAAACAATTATAAAAAAGTAAAATTCGGATTGGGGATCAGCCAGAATGCTTATCTCCTGGGAATGGATGGACAAGCAGAATTCTGGAATAAAGCAAAAGCAAAAGGGATGTCATGGTCATGGGCTGCCGGGTATGTTTTTGTGAAGCTGGAAGGGAAATACGGCACAGCCGCTGCGGATAAAGAATTCATGAATCATACCGGGAATATGGGAAATGTTACTGCTAACAATACTCCAAATCTATACCGGGAAATTACTTTAGATCTTCCAACAACAGCCAGGGTGACTGGCAAAATAAGACCGTCGATTCATATTCTGGCAGATCTTAATCAGTATCTAAGCGGTGATACAGCACTTACATTAGATACAAATAATGATATGATGATGGGATCAAGCCAACATTTAGTGAATGTAACGAATAACCTTACCAAAATGTTTTCTGTAAATCATGTTCATAATGATGAAGATTAGAAGTATACTGAAAATTGGGTTAATTATTGTCGGCCTTTTTAATACAATTTCATGCTCTGATGAGGTTATTGAACCCTTGGAAAAAGACGAAGCTTATAACCTGCAATTTCCATCTTATTTTCCTGAAATGACTTTTGATAAAGCGGGAAATCCGGTCACCAAAAATGGAGTAGAACTAGGTCGGAAATTGTTCTATGAAGGAAGGCTTTCACGTAATAATACCATTTCATGTGGTTTCTGTCATATCCAGGAGAATGCTTTTACCCACCATGGGCATAATGTAAGTCATGGTGTGGATGACAGGATTGGAATACGGAATGCTCCGCCTATACAGAATATGGCATTCTTAAAAAGATATATGTGGGACGGGGTAATTCATAACCTGAATGAACAACCTATTATTCCAATTACTGATGCTAATGAAATGGATAGCTCGATGCCGGAAGTAATTTCTAAACTGAATATGGATGATAAGTATAAAAAACTTTTCAAATCAGCTTACGGTGACGAAAATATTACGGGAGAAAGAGTTTTAAAAGCGTTATCCCAATTTATGGTGACAATGATCTCAGCGGATTCAAAATATGATCAGTACAAGCAGGGAAAAGCCACTCTTACATCAGTTGAAGCGCAGGGAATGGCATTGTTTCAGCAGAAATGCTCGACCTGTCATAGTGGAGAATTATTTACAGATGAAAGCTTTCGAAATACCGGGATGTATTATAATACGCAATTTAAAGATGCAGGTCGTTACCGGGTAACCCTGGATCAAATGGATTGGATGAAATTCAGGGTTCCCAGTTTGAGAAATGTTGAATATACGGCTCCTTATATGCATGACGGAAGGTTCTACACATTAGATGCTGTTCTTAATTTCTATTCGGATAATGTGGAAGATAATGCTAATCTTGATCCGCAGCTTAAACAAAATGGACATGTCGGAATTGCAATGACTACTGTTGAAAAACAATCAATTATTGCTTTCCTGAAAACATTATCTGATAAGAGTTTTATTACCAATCCTAAATTCTCTGAATAAATTTTAATCAAACATGAAAAATATATTTTTAATACTCTTGGGTCTGGTTATGTCACCAATAGCTAAGGCGGAACCAGTAAAGGATAGTCTTTATATCCCTGAAAATAACTTTAATTCTATCAGATTGCTGGAGGATGATTGTGATGCGTGTGGCTGCGCTGCAGGAAATGGTTCATCAGGATTTGAATCTTTACTTAACCCTCAGTTTATAGGAATAAAATATTTTGCACAACACTATAAGGCGAAAGAGAATCTTTTCGTGAAAGACCTGACTCAGGATCAGTATTTTAATACAATTCAGTTGTGGGGAAAAGTTCCCATTACAAAAAAGTTGAGTGTTTATGGAAGCTTACCGTTTCAGTTTCATGAAAAAAGAACCTTGCAGGGGGATATCAGGATTAATGGAATTGGAGATCTCAATCTGATGGGAATCTATCAGCTGATCAATTCGAAAGATACTTCCCATCAGTTAAATGGAGGATTGGGAGTGAAGGTTCCTTTAGGGAAATTTGATGAAAAAGGAATTACAGGAGTGAATCCCAGTTTTCAATTGGGGACAGGAAGCTGGGATTACCAGATGGTTTTGAATTATAAATATCAGAAGAACAAAGTAGCGGTCATTGTGAATACTGATTATACTGTTAAAGGTGAAAATAAAAAATATTATCAATTCGGAAACCAGTGGAACTATGCAGCGACAGGATTTTATCAGATTCATGCCGATAAAAAAGTAATCTTTTCCGGGAAAGCCGGATTGCAGGGTGAGGTATATGACCGGAATAAGCAGTTTAATGAGGATTTACCGGATACTGCAGGAAGCGCTTTATACGGGAAGGTCGGTTTTGAACTGTCGTACAGTAAATGGAGCCTGGGAAGTGAGCTGATGCTTCCGGCTTATTCGAATCTTGCTGGCGGAAACATTGAAGCCAAATCCAGATTCAGTGTTTTTATCAACTTTGGAATTTAGGAAATCAAATAAACATTCCGTTGCAATTGTAACGGAATGTTTGTTTTTATATGGTTGATTATCATTTTATTAAGGCCGGTATTGTTTCTGGGCAGAATTTTCTATCTTTGCCGCAATCTGGTGAGCCGTAAAAGGCTCTTAAAAGGGAATCCGGTGTAAATCCGGAACAGACCCGCTGCTGTAAGCTCTAAACCAAAATTTTTGAAGCATATATCCACTGTTTTTATGGGAAGGATTTCAAAAATGGAGTAAGTCAGAAGACCTGCCGGAAAGATTAAAGTTTGATGCTTTCGTGGAATAAAGCTTAGGACAACAATGATTCTGTGCAGTACTGCTGTATGTTGTCATTGCTGCTTTCTTATATCCATTAGCATCAAAATTATTCTCAAAGAGCTAATGGAATTAAAATTTACTTTTCATAAAACTACTAAAACGATTATCACAGTTCTTGTGTTATTCGCTCAGCTTTACTTTTCCCAGTCAAAAGATAGCATAAAAGAGAAAGGGATCTTACCCGTTACTATTTACAAAAAGGATTTTAAAGAGATCCTGCCGGCTCAGACACTTTCGGGTGAGCAGTTGGAAAGGCTTAACAGCCAGTCTGTAGCAGATGCATTACGATATTTTTCAGGAGTTCAGATCAAAGATTATGGAGGTATTGGTGGATTAAAAACAGTGAATATCCGAAGTATGGGCAGCCAGCATGTTGGTGTTTTTTATGATGGAATTCAATTGGGAAATGCACAAAATGGAGTTGTTGATCTGGGGAAGTTTTCGCTGGATGATATTGAAGAGATATCATTGTATAATGGGCAGAAAAGCGAGATTTTTCAACCGGCAAAAGATTTTGGTTCTTCCGGGTCTATTTACTTACAGCCAAAGACACCCATTTTTTACGGAAAGAAAAAAACAAATCTTATTCTTAGAACGAAGAACAGTTCCATAGATCTGTTCAACCCCTCTTTTCGTCTGGAGCAAAAGATTTCAAATAGGATTTCAGCAAGTTTCAGTTCAGAATTTATACAAAGTGACGGGCGATATAAATATAAATATCAAAAAAAGAATCCGGATGGTTCTGTTGCCAATGATACGGTTGCCACAAGATATGACTCCTATATTAACGCCAAACGATTTGAAACCAGCCTGAACGGAACTTTAAATAACGGAAGCTGGAACATTAGAGGGTATGGATATGTATCGGATCGCGGGATCCCTTCAGCTATTGTTAATAATGGATTCGAACCCAAGGGGCAAAAACTATTAGATAAGAACTATTTTGTACAGGGTAATTTTAGAAAGAAAATATTTCCAAAATTTGAGACCCAGCTTAAAGCCAAGTTTGCATACGATTATACCAGGTATATTGATACTGTAAATGTCGCTGAAACAGCTTTAAAGACGGATAATAAATATATTCAGAGGGAAGTTTATTTGTCATCTTCAAATATATATTCAATTACTCCGAATTGGGATGTTAGTGCCAATGTAGATTTTCAATATAATAATCTGGATTCAAACCTGAGGTTGTTTTCTTTTCCTACCCGCTATACATCATTAGTCGCTTTTGCAACGACCTACCAATGGAACCGGTTTAAATTTTTAGGGAGTGTCTTAGGTACTTTTATTCGGGAAGATGTAGAACTTAATTCGAAGTCACCGGATAAAAGGGAATGGACACCCTCTGCATTTTTAAGCTATCAGCCTTTTGTAGCAAAGGATCTTACCATCAGAGCTTTTTATAAAAGAATTTTCAGGATGCCAACTTTCAATGATTTGTATTATACAATGATAGGAAACGTTTTCCTGAAACCTGAATTTACCAATCAGTATGATCTTGGATTTACTTATCAAAAACAGTATGACAATAAGGTCTTGAAAAGAATTTATCTAAAAGCAGATGGGTACTATAACAAGGTTGAAAATAAAATTATAGCAGTTCCTACGACCAATCTTTTCAGGTGGATGATGACCAATCTTGGGGATGTGCAGATTATTGGCGCTGATGTTAATGTGCAGGCGGAATTGGCCTTAGGGAAGGTAACATTAAAGCCATTGCTGAGCTATACTTATCAGAGTGCCCGGGATTTTACCGAGAAAGGAGAATCCTACTATGGAGACCAGATTCCTTATGTTCCATGGCATTCCGGAACTTTTACCATGATGGCTGATTATAAAGACTGGAGCTTTAATTACAGTTTTATGTATACCGGAAAACGGTATGATGCACAACAGAACAATATTGAATATAACGCTATTACGCCCTGGTA is a window from the Chryseobacterium sp. T16E-39 genome containing:
- a CDS encoding cation diffusion facilitator family transporter, encoding MDEKNTQTVSAASKHKKNLLIVLSLSGTYLIAEVIGGVITNSLALLADAAHMLTDVVGLLLAFIAIKIGERKADSKKTFGYYRTEILAAVINAVVLLGISLYVLYEAYQRFQNPPEVQSKSMLIVAGIGLIVNIVGMMILRKDSEASLNMKGAYFEVLSDMLTSIGVMIAGVIMLTTNWYYADPIISAAIGLLIFPRTWRLLKEAVNVLLESTPKDVDIDQLRTSLEQIPGVKNLHDLHVWSLTSGVNAMSAHVVKDDTMAQNQLLEKLTEDTMTNFKISHTTFQIEEEGYKEGVTHS
- a CDS encoding Fur family transcriptional regulator, which translates into the protein MKKHIEDKLIDKNTKPTSMRILVYDFLSSQEVALSLSEIEDYFENADRTTIYRTLKTFEEKGIVHSIQENTTTKYKLCDDDCDEKTHKDWHLHFYCKICKQTTCREDISFPQDVQANFRIDEIRLFAKGICESCLESLQ
- a CDS encoding heavy metal translocating P-type ATPase, whose translation is MGIATIGAFVIAQYPEGVAVMLFYAVGEVFQTLAVTRAKSNIKSLLDQRPDEVTVLKNGQPQTVKAETVGIGEIIQLKSGEKLGLDGELLSDSASFNTAALTGESKPDTKSKGDTVLAGMINLNTVSQVKVTTAYQDSKLSKILELVQNATAQKAPTELFIRKFAKVYTPIVVLLAICITLLPYFFVADYQFKDWLYRALVFLVISCPCALVISIPLGYFGGIGAGSRNGILFKGSNFLDALANIQNVVMDKTGTMTEGVFKVQEVDFKSEFDKNEILKLVNLLESQSTHPVATAIHEYVGEIDHSIPMENVEEIAGHGLKATINGKDLLVGNFKLMDKFSIQYDINPDNIVYTLIAVAYDKRFVGYLTIADSIKEDAQLTINKLKALNIKTTMLSGDKSSVVKYVADALGIQNAYSDLLPEDKVNKVKEIKAKNQTVAFVGDGVNDAPVVALSDVGIAMGGLGSDATIETADVVIQDDMPSKIPMAINIGRKTKQIVWQNIVLAFVVKGIVLILGAGGLATMWEAVFADVGVSLIAILNAVRIQRMKF
- a CDS encoding YHS domain-containing protein; protein product: MKHIFILTVLLSVSLFSCAQETPKVKHSKSMSTPTENLKNVKVVNAEDPVCHMKTADYLKFTSTYKNKVYGFCSASCKDEFNKNPEKYVQK
- a CDS encoding SCO family protein — encoded protein: MSKNKKTTQSSKSKIIIPIAVIAIIFLGVGFGMSYFKKSFYTVMKVPDFELTDQNNKKITNKDMLGKVYLVEFFFSKCPTICPVMNSNMKVIEEEINDPEFGIISISIDPLNDTPETLKKHADRIGVKSPNWHFLTGDRTYIGNLADQFNIYVGDKEDEGESLNHSGMIALVDQEGNIRCRYNKDNMPILYYSGLNYKDPEGKETELTGKYHPDRERLIEDIKKLLK
- a CDS encoding superoxide dismutase gives rise to the protein MKIMKIAALSAVFAAQFAFAQFKQTPLSYAYNALEGSIDAQTMEIHYTKHAAGYVSNLNKAIAGTPQEKETLFQILSKVSTLSPTIRNNAGGHFNHELFWTMLTPVKNTQPSAKLLKAITETFGSLDAFKEKMGKAGAERFGSGWAWLSVDKNGKLFVSSTPNQDNPLMDVVEEKGTPILGIDVWEHAYYLKYQNKRADYLTAIWNVLNWKEVSNRYENAISKK
- a CDS encoding MbnP family protein; protein product: MKIYKFLSLFFIAFTLLAVSSCQNNDDDDNPQDTTPGNLQIKFENGFNNLGGIVLNQTTQTSSSGQKHQFSTLKYVVSNISLIDENGKEFKYNENNPDKGAFIIDQADAVAGIVYVNLTGIPKNNYKKVKFGLGISQNAYLLGMDGQAEFWNKAKAKGMSWSWAAGYVFVKLEGKYGTAAADKEFMNHTGNMGNVTANNTPNLYREITLDLPTTARVTGKIRPSIHILADLNQYLSGDTALTLDTNNDMMMGSSQHLVNVTNNLTKMFSVNHVHNDED
- a CDS encoding cytochrome-c peroxidase, translated to MMKIRSILKIGLIIVGLFNTISCSDEVIEPLEKDEAYNLQFPSYFPEMTFDKAGNPVTKNGVELGRKLFYEGRLSRNNTISCGFCHIQENAFTHHGHNVSHGVDDRIGIRNAPPIQNMAFLKRYMWDGVIHNLNEQPIIPITDANEMDSSMPEVISKLNMDDKYKKLFKSAYGDENITGERVLKALSQFMVTMISADSKYDQYKQGKATLTSVEAQGMALFQQKCSTCHSGELFTDESFRNTGMYYNTQFKDAGRYRVTLDQMDWMKFRVPSLRNVEYTAPYMHDGRFYTLDAVLNFYSDNVEDNANLDPQLKQNGHVGIAMTTVEKQSIIAFLKTLSDKSFITNPKFSE
- a CDS encoding transporter yields the protein MKNIFLILLGLVMSPIAKAEPVKDSLYIPENNFNSIRLLEDDCDACGCAAGNGSSGFESLLNPQFIGIKYFAQHYKAKENLFVKDLTQDQYFNTIQLWGKVPITKKLSVYGSLPFQFHEKRTLQGDIRINGIGDLNLMGIYQLINSKDTSHQLNGGLGVKVPLGKFDEKGITGVNPSFQLGTGSWDYQMVLNYKYQKNKVAVIVNTDYTVKGENKKYYQFGNQWNYAATGFYQIHADKKVIFSGKAGLQGEVYDRNKQFNEDLPDTAGSALYGKVGFELSYSKWSLGSELMLPAYSNLAGGNIEAKSRFSVFINFGI
- a CDS encoding TonB-dependent receptor plug domain-containing protein; the encoded protein is MELKFTFHKTTKTIITVLVLFAQLYFSQSKDSIKEKGILPVTIYKKDFKEILPAQTLSGEQLERLNSQSVADALRYFSGVQIKDYGGIGGLKTVNIRSMGSQHVGVFYDGIQLGNAQNGVVDLGKFSLDDIEEISLYNGQKSEIFQPAKDFGSSGSIYLQPKTPIFYGKKKTNLILRTKNSSIDLFNPSFRLEQKISNRISASFSSEFIQSDGRYKYKYQKKNPDGSVANDTVATRYDSYINAKRFETSLNGTLNNGSWNIRGYGYVSDRGIPSAIVNNGFEPKGQKLLDKNYFVQGNFRKKIFPKFETQLKAKFAYDYTRYIDTVNVAETALKTDNKYIQREVYLSSSNIYSITPNWDVSANVDFQYNNLDSNLRLFSFPTRYTSLVAFATTYQWNRFKFLGSVLGTFIREDVELNSKSPDKREWTPSAFLSYQPFVAKDLTIRAFYKRIFRMPTFNDLYYTMIGNVFLKPEFTNQYDLGFTYQKQYDNKVLKRIYLKADGYYNKVENKIIAVPTTNLFRWMMTNLGDVQIIGADVNVQAELALGKVTLKPLLSYTYQSARDFTEKGESYYGDQIPYVPWHSGTFTMMADYKDWSFNYSFMYTGKRYDAQQNNIEYNAITPWYTHDLSIQKKFNWYSQQFKVSFEVNNTLNQHYDVVRNYPMPGRNFKLIVSYTL